A single region of the Sorghum bicolor cultivar BTx623 chromosome 9, Sorghum_bicolor_NCBIv3, whole genome shotgun sequence genome encodes:
- the LOC8076997 gene encoding CBL-interacting protein kinase 28 produces the protein MEDRSVLMKRYEIGRLLGQGTFAKVYYARNLATGQTVAIKMIDKDKILKTGLMDQIKREISIMRMVRHPNVLQLFEVMATKNKIYFVLEYAKGGELFNKITKGKLTEEAARKYFQQLISAVDYCHSRGVYHRDLKPENLLLDENETLKVSDFGLSALAESKRQDGLLHTACGTPAYVAPEVLSRKGYSGAKADVWSSGVILFVLVANYLPFHDKNLIEMYKKISKAEYRCPRYFSVALKELLYGMLDPDPNIRMSTSRIKKSPWYRKPIGMAALKNVTSDKNFGLTGDIDSDKNQGSLSLTNLNAFDIISFSTGFDLSALFDEKYGQREARFTSKESAAAVFATLNELARRLKLKFTKKDNGVLNLATTKEGRKGMLELDAEIFEIAPSFLLVELKKTNGDTMEYQKLIKDDIRPSLKDIVWAWQGDQQQTRILRQAEQEQLSPLPPISPIPPQQS, from the coding sequence ATGGAAGACAGAAGTGTTTTAATGAAAcggtatgaaattgggagactCTTAGGGCAAGGGACCTTTGCAAAGGTATATTATGCCCGTAATCTTGCTACTGGTCAGACCGTTGCCATAAAAATGATCGATAAGGACAAGATTTTGAAGACTGGTCTCATGGACCAGATAAAGAGGGAGATATCGATAATGAGGATGGTAAGGCATCCGAACGTTCTGCAGCTTTTCGAGGTAATGGCTACCAAGAACAAGATTTACTTCGTTCTGGAGTACGCCAAAGGCGGTGAGCTTTTCAACAAGATAACGAAGGGGAAGCTTACCGAGGAGGCTGCAAGGAAGTATTTTCAACAGTTGATCAGTGCCGTTGACTATTGCCATAGCCGAGGTGTTTATCATCGTGACTTGAAGCCTGAGAACCTGCTGCTGGATGAGAATGAAACCCTCAAGGTCTCTGATTTTGGTTTAAGTGCCTTAGCTGAGTCAAAGAGACAAGATGGTCTACTCCACACTGCATGTGGTACTCCAGCTTATGTTGCTCCTGAAGTGCTCAGCAGGAAAGGCTACAGTGGTGCAAAGGCAGATGTATGGTCTTCCGGAGTAATTTTGTTTGTGCTTGTGGCCAATTATCTTCCTTTCCATGATAAAAATCTCATAGAGATGTATAAGAAAATTTCAAAAGCCGAGTACAGATGTCCTCGTTATTTTTCTGTGGCTTTGAAGGAGCTCCTTTATGGAATGCTTGATCCAGATCCCAATATCAGGATGTCCACCTCAAGGATAAAGAAAAGTCCTTGGTACAGAAAGCCCATTGGGATGGCAGCACTGAAAAATGTAACTTCTGACAAGAACTTTGGCTTGACGGGTGATATTGATTCCGATAAAAATCAAGGATCATTGAGCTTGACGAACTTGAATGCATTCGACATCATTTCCTTCTCTACAGGATTTGATCTATCCGCCTTATTTGATGAGAAATATGGCCAAAGGGAGGCAAGATTTACTTCCAAGGAGTCAGCAGCAGCTGTCTTTGCGACGCTGAACGAACTGGCCAGACGTTTGAAGCTTAAATTTACAAAGAAAGACAATGGTGTGTTGAATTTGGCCACAACCAAGGAAGGAAGAAAGGGCATGCTTGAGCTTGATGCTGAGATATTTGAGATTGCTCCTTCTTTCCTGTTAGTTGAGTTAAAGAAGACCAATGGTGACACAATGGAGTACCAGAAGTTGATAAAAGATGACATTAGGCCATCACTTAAGGATATTGTTTGGGCATGGCaaggtgatcagcaacagacaCGTATACTTAGACAAGCAGAACAAGAGCAGCTGTCGCCACTTCCACCAATTTCACCAATTCCACCACAGCAGTCATAG